The genomic segment AGTTTATATTAATCATCGGATATTCCTTCATAAATTCTTTCTCTTCCAGCCCCTTTATCTCAGGAACAGCTGTTTCACATAACGGACATCTTTCTGCTCCATCTTCCAGTTCCACTCCACATTTTATACAATACATATTTATCCCCTATTTTTTATAATAATTCTACCTTTAAACTGAACTCTAAAATTACACTGCTCTGTTCAAATCCAGAGTTTCTGTAATTTTATCGTTTTAATCTTAAAAAAATTCGTTTATACTTTAAAAATAATTTGTAATAATCTTGGATTTTATTCCTCTCTTTCTTAAATAAACAAAAAAATCCCTCTCAATATCATAATTTGCAGTTAAATTTCCAAAATTTACATAAACCTTGTTACAGTCGCTTATAACTCCCATCTTGATTTTGCATCTTTTACTTGGTGGTGGTAAAAATCGGAATCCTTTTAAGTATTTTTCATATTTTTTATTAATTCTGAAAACTCCTAAATTTGAAAATCCTGTTGTATAGCCACGTTCTCCGTAGTAGTCAAATATGAATGGGAAAAACATACGTTTTATCAAATACGGAACAGATTTTATTATTATATTCTGCACTGGATTCATTGCCTTATATATGCTTTTGTAAAATTCTTTTTTTGTAATTTTTAGGGCAAAATAGTTATCCAGATAAGTTATGATTTCAGAGAGGGAATATGCACCCAGACTTGCGTCCACGCTAGGAGTTATGTTTATAAAAAAATTTCTGTATGTAGTTTCTTCAAAAATTTTTCGTAGATCAACTGGTACTCCAATCACAATTGGATTTTTGGCTTGTGAATACCTATCCAGCAAAATTTTAAAATATACTGAGAGAAGATATTTCCCAATAGTAGTCCCATATTTTTTACTCTCCTCCTTCAGGCTTTCCACATCAATTTCTCCAGTTGTAATATGGTACTGCCCCTTTTCCAGTATTTTCATTGGCAAATGAAATGCTGACTTTATCGTAGTTTCCTTGCTCACTTTCCGCATATATTTTTCATAAAGGTCGACATACTCGTTTTTTTGAGAATTTTTCAACACACTATCATTTCCCAGCAATTCTCTTGTTTTTTCAAAAAAGTTTTTTTCAAATTTCTTATTTTCAAAATCTTTTTCATTTTTATTTATCTTTTTTCCAAAATTAATTATTTTATTTATTTTTTCAATTTCTATTTCCTTCTTTTTTTCAGTCTTATCAATTAAATTATCCTTTTTATCTTTTTCAACATTTTCCCAAAAATACTTTTTCTCCAAATATTCTTCAATCAAATCCTGAAAAAATAACGCCGCACCTTTTCCATCGGTCAAAAAATGTGCTATTTCTATCGACAATTTATTATTAAAATAAATGATTCTCAGTGGATTATCCTTCTGTATATCCGTACAAGGATAAGTTTTTTCCTCCTCAATCATAAAATGAGCCTTTTTCTGCTGCAAATAATTCCAGAAAATCCCCTTTTTTAGCTCAGAATTGTAAAACGGATACTTCTTTTCAAGCAAAATCGCCACTTTTTCCAATATTTCCAAATCAATATTTTCAGAAAATAATGCCGAAAGTCGAAAACACGTAGTTCTACCTTCACTAATTATCGAAGAATAAGTTTTTGCAAAAGCGTCCAGTTCATACCAGATTTTTTCATTTTTCACATTTATCCTCTTCCATTTTATTTATTTTACTTCTAGTACTATTTCCCATTTAAATAGCGAATGTTTAAAAAATTTTGAATTGCATACTATTTAATAATGAATTAAAACTTCTTGTCCTTGATGACATAGTTCCTATTTTCTAATGGAATTTAGTATTAAATTATTTTGTTTAATAATGGTTTTTCCTATTTTATAAATGCTTAAGTATAAGCAATCAAAAAATCATTACTTTTCCAAGTATTTTTTCAATCTTTCATAATTTTTTTTCGCTGTTTCATAACCAATACTATACACTTCCAAAAGTTTCTTCTTATTTTTCTCAATTCTCCCAAGTGTCAGTTCCACTTCTGGACGAATCACAAAAATTTCTCCTTTTGCCTCCAGCTCGCCAATATAATCAAGCACTTCATTATATCGGCTATATCTTGTATTCATAAGCTCTACAAATTTAGGAAACTTTTTATATCTTATCCCAGTAATTTTACCCAATGCACTTTGTTTTTTTCTATAACTTTTATCACGTGTCAAGACAACCACATTTTTTGTATTTCCATTTTCCATAGACTTTTTAATCGGTATTGAATCAGAAACTCCGCCATCCAGATAAACATTCCCATTAATATTAACCATTCTGGCAAGTAACGGCAAAGAACTTGAAGCCCTTACATAAACAGTATCCTTGTCAAAATCCTTAACTTCAGGATATTCCGCCTCCCCAGTTTCACAATTTGTAATTACCACCTGAAATTTTGTCTTATTTTTCATAAATGTTTTGTTGTCAATCGGATTCAGTTTATTCGGAATCTCATTATAAACTAAATCCACATCAAATAAATCCCCTGTTTTAAACAAGCTATAAAGCGTGCAGTATCTTTTGTCATCCAGATAGTCAACAGACACATTAAACGCCCTCTTATGTTGTTTTGCCAAATAGCTGCAGGCATGGCAAGCTCCCGCAGATACCCCTATGCAATTATCAAATTCAATATTTTTTTCCAAAAAGAAGTCCAGCACCCCTGCCGTAAATATCCCCCGAAGTCCTCCACCTTCCAATACTAACCCATTTTTTTCCTTCATTAATTTCATCCCTTTCAATATTAATTTTTTGTTTTCTCCTATTATACACCCATTCCTTGTATTTTTCTACTTTTTTAATAACTTAATTTTTATTTTTAACTATTCAAATTTTTTAAAATAAATTACTAGAAAAAATTGATTTCTATTAATTATCAAGGTGCAATTAAAATGTAGGTTTATAAGTGTTATACTAAAATTGAGAAAAATGTGTTGACAATCTAACTTTATTTTGGTATAATAAATTTGTAATTATTACAAATATATAAATATTATAAATTAAGGAGTGATAAAAATGTCAAAAACAGTTGAAAAATTAAATCTTTACTTAGCTAACTTGAATGTACTTTACAGAAAGGTTCAAAATTACCACTGGAACATTGTTGGTGCTGGATTCTTTTCTGTTCATGAAAAATTAGAGGAGTATTATGATGCGATAAATGAGCAAATTGATGATGTAGCTGAAAGAATTTTGTCAATAGGAGGACGTCCTTTAGGAACTCTAAAAGACTACTTGGAAATTACAACTATTAAGGAAGCTGAAAATAAGGAAATTTCTATTCCAGAAGCAGTAGCTGATGTGAAAAAAGAATTTGAAGCAATGTTAAAATTAGTGAAGGAAGTAAAAGAAGCGGCTGATGAAGAAAACGACTACGGAACATCTGCATTAGTTGACGAATATATCAGTACATACGAAAAAAACTTATGGATGTTAAACGCATATTTAAAATAAGATTTTTATGAGAAAATTACCAAACAAAGTCATTAAAATTACCTATTATATATATTTAGAGAAAGTCTGTAAAAAGATTTTCTCTTTTTTATTTACAAAATATATAAAAAATGTTATAATTAATTATTAATAAAAAATTAAAAGGGTGAGGTTATGGCAATAAGTTTATTTAGTTGCAGCTATATGGGTGTAGATACTTATGTTGTAGAAGTCGAAGTTGATTTATCCAGAGGACTGCCTGTATTTAATATAGTTGGAATGGGAGATCAGGCGATTTCCGAGAGCAAGGAGCGGATTAGGAGCTGTTTTAAGAATGTGGGGTTTGAATTTCCTGTCAGACGTGTGCTGGTAAATCTGTCGCCTGCAAATATCAGAAAAAAAGGCAGTCATTTCGACTTGAGCATATTCTTAGGAATACTTGCTAATACAGGGCATATTTCAAATATAGACATATTAAAAAAATATCTAATTTTAGGAGAAATTTCCTTAAATGGAAAGATAAAATCAATAAATGGAGCAATAAATGCTACAATTCTAGCAAAAGAAACAGATTTTAAAGGTGTTGTCGTCCCAATGGAAAATTATAATGAAGCAAAATTAATTTCAGGTGTGGAAATTATCCCTGTTGATGAAATAACAGAATTGCTAGATTTTCTGGAGGGAAAAATTGATGTGGAAACATTGTGCGAAAAAGCTGTCGAGATGAACACTTCAAAATTGGAAAAAGATGAAAACTTAGACGAAACTGTTGATTTTTCAGATGTAAAAGGGCAACTGCTTGCAAAAAGGGCTTTAGAAATTGCAGCGGCTGGTGGACACAATGTATTTCTAATAGGTGATCCTGGTTCAGGCAAGTCAATGCTTGCGAAAAGATTTAACACAATTTTACCTGATATGCCTGAAGAAGAAATTATAGAAACAACCAAAATTTACAGTATTTCAGGAATGTTAAGCCAAAGTGAGCCAATAATTCGTAAACGCCCATTTAGAGCTCCACACTATTCAGCGACACAAGTAGCTCTAGTAGGCGGTGCAAACAGAGTTGGTGAAATTACTTTAGCACTAAATGGAATATTATTTCTAGATGAAATTGGAGAGTTTGAAGGAAAAACATTGGAAACGTTAAGACAGCCGCTCGAAGACGGAAAAATCGTTATTTCAAGAGCAAATTTGAGTGTAACTTATCCAGTAAAAAACATTACAATAACTGCTTCAAATCCTACTCCAAGTGGATATTTCCCTGACAATCCACTATGTAACGACAGCCTAAAAGAAATTAAACGTTACCAGAAAAAATTTTCAGGCCCACTTCTCGACAGAATGGACTTGTATGTGGAAATGCATCAGTTAAAAAAAGATGAGATTTTTGATGAATCCTTATCAGAAAAATCCAAAGAAATTCAAAAAAGAGTGATAAAAGCTCGTGAAGTACAAAAACAACGTTTTAACTCAAATACTTTAAACAGAGATATGAATAAGAAACAGCTAAACAAATATTGTAGAATAGACGAAGAAAGTGAAGAAATTATGAAATCTGCCATTGATAATCTAAAATTATCAGTTAGAATGTTTGACAAAATATTAAAAGTTTCGAGAACAATAGCAGATTTAGACGGTGAAGAAAACATAAAAAAGGAGCATTTGCTAGAAGCTCTCAATTATCGGAGAAAATAATAATAAAAATGTGTAATCAGTCAATTTTATTTGATTAACTACACATTTTTTCATAAATTATTATTTTTCAGTAACTCTTTTTCCTATAAAATCCAATAATTCTTTTCTTCCAGTATTTTTTAATGAAGAATAAAAAAATACATCTTCATTTTTAAACACAAGTTTTTTTCTAATTTCCTTCAACTGCTTAAATTTTTCATTATTCGACAATTTATCAGCCTTTGTAAAGATTATATAATATTCAATTTCAAAATGTTCCAGCCATTTTAACATTTCCATATCCTCATTTGATGGAACTCTACGCAAATCAAGCAATAAAAATACAACTTTTTCACGATTTGACACAAGATAGCTTTCTATTGTTTTCCCCCAATTTCTTTTAACAGCCTCAGGCACTTTTGCAAATCCATATCCCGGCAAATCCACAAAATGAATTTTATTATTTATCAAAAAATAATTGATTAACTGTGTTCTTCCTGGCGTCTTACTCGTTCTTGCCAGATTTTTCCTTTTTGTAAGCGAATTTATAAGTGAAGATTTTCCTACATTTGATCTTCCAATAAAAGAAAATTCCACAATGTTATTAAATTCCGGGTAATCTTTTCCCACAACTGCTGATTTCACAAATTCTGACTTGCTTATTTCCATATTTCACCTCTTTTTTTTTAATTTGTCTACTTTTCTAATTTTTAAATTCTTCCTTTGCATTTTCCAATGAAGTTTCATCAGGCATAAAATACCAGACTCCATTAATCATTCTTCCATCCCCTGTAATTTCGTGCTGCTCAATATCCGAATGATGTATCAGAACTGCTGGTAATGCCGACAGACTTCTAATAGGATTCACCGTTATTTCCATATGTTGCTTTGCATATCCATAAACTTGCGGGATGTATTTCCAGCCAGATGGTGCAGCTATTTTTTTTGCAATCCCTTGAATAACCTGTCTTTGACGCTCATCACGCTTAAAGGCTGTATCACTTTTTCGGTGTCTTGTGTATGCAAGTGCCATTCTCCCCTTCAGATTGTAAACCTGCCCCTGATTAAAGTGAAACACTTCCTGATCAAAATAGTCCTGATTAAAAGTGTGATTTGAAACAACATCCACTCCGTCAATCAAATTCGTCAAGTTCATAACATCTTCAAATCTGAATCGCACGTGATAATTAATTTTTGTATTAAGAAAATTTTCCACAGCGTCAATCGTACACTTTACACCGCCAAAATGGTGCGAATGTGTAATTTTATCCTGCTTATAGTTTTCACAAGGAATTTCAGCATATGTATCACGTGGTATCGAAATCATTTTTATCTGTGCCAAATATGGTATAACTCTTATAACAATAAGCCCATCACTTCTCGATCCTTCCGTTGGTTGATTTGCATAGGCATCTACTCCTATCACAAGAATATTAAATGGTACAGAAAGCCATCCTATAAACGCTACTAAAAATATTCCCAGTATTATAAATACTTTTTTCATTTTTTCACCTCTTAATTCTTACATTTTTATATTTTCTCAATTTTTTTAAGTAATATGTTTCAAATAAAATTTCAATATAATTTTTTTAATAATATCCAAATAAATAAAATTATTTAATACCTATATTTAATTTTATAGACTTCAAAATAACAAATTTTATCCTTAAATTATTCAAAGTTAATTTTTATTTTCAAATGCTATTTCTTTTAAAAAATCATCAACTTTTTTTCTCAATTCCTGAATATTTCCATCATTTTCGATAACAAAATCACTTTTCTTCTTCTTTTCATCCAGGGACATCTGAGAATTAATAATATTCAAGGTTTCCTCATACGTTCTGTCATCCCGCTTTAAAACACGCTGAATTTGTGTATCTGTATTTGCACTGACTAACAGAATGTAATCAAATTCCTTTTCCCATTGGACTTCAAAAAGTAGCTGAATTTCCACAAAAATAATTTTATTTTCTTTTTTATGCCCAAAAATCTTTTCTCGCATAAAATGTAAAATTTCTGGATGCATAATAGAATTTAAAATAAGTCTTTTTTCCTTATTTTTAAAAATAATTTTCCCCAGCTTTTCACGTGAAACAGTATAATTCCCAAAATTATCCTTTTCCAGAACTTCCTTTCCAAAGTTTTCCACAATTTTTTCTACAACCTGTGGAAATCTGATAACTTCGTGAGAAATCACATCCAAATCAATAACCTCATATCCTTTTTCCCGTAAAATCTGACTAACCGTACTTTTCCCAGTCCCAATTCCACCCGTGAGTCCAATAACCATCTCTCTCTCCCTTAAACTTCCTTCCCATAATAAAACTTTTTCTAAAATTCTTTTAATGTTACTAAACTATTTTCATTTTACAAATTTATTATTTCAAATTTTAAAACATAATGTATTTTATACCTTTTTTCATTTATTTGCAACAATTTTTATCTTATCACTTGAATTGATTTTTTTTTTACTTAATAAGAGACGAAAATTTGAAAAATTTTAGGGAAATAATAAAATTTTAAAGGAAAATATGGTATAATAAAGATAAGATTTAAAAAAAGAAAAAATTGAAAAAATACTTACAATATGATAAAATTACATATGCAAAAAAGATTTTTATAGTAATAAAAAGATTTGATTTATAAAATAAAAATGAGGAGGGAATATGGAACTTAAGGATATTCAGGAATTAATGCAAGTTCTAAAAAAGGAAGATTTGGCAGAAATTAAAGTAAGATATGGAAAAGTAAAACTTACATTAACAAATTCTGAAACAGTAAAAACTGTAAATAATCCGACATCAGTGGTAAAAAAAGAAGTGAAAGAAGTTACAAAACCAGCATTGCCAGTAGAAGAAATCATAAAATCAGGCAATGTAGGTAAAATAAAGTTACTAAGCTCAAAAACAGGAACAGTGGTAAAAAAAGGGCAAATTCTTGCCAAAATTAACACAATGGGGATTGATAACGATGTAAAATCAACTGTAAACGGTATTTTAACAGAAATTCTTGTTACAGATGGTTCAGCTGTGGATTTTGCAAAGGAATTATTTAAAATTGAAGTATAATTTACAGTTTTTCTGTCAAATACGAATCTAAGTAGCTCATTCAGATTAATCTTGAGATTCGTTTTTAACAAAGTTTAACTGTAATATGTGAAATAGAAAATCTTTTAGGAGGATAGGATATTAATGTTCAAAAAAATATTAATAGCAAACAGAGGAGAAATTGCTGTTAGGATAATCAGAGCAGCAAGAGAGTTGGGAATAGCGACTGTTGCAGTTTATTCAGAAGCTGACAAGGAATCACTTCACGTAAAGCTGGCTGATGAAGCTATCTGTATCGGAACTGCCAGCAGTGCAGACTCATACTTAAAAATACCCAATATTATTTCGGCGGCACAAATGACAGGAAGTGAAGCAATTCACCCTGGATACGGATTCTTGGCAGAAAATCAAAGATTTGCCGAAATATGTGACAAAAACGAGATTGTCTTTATTGGCCCAAAACCTGAATTAATCAATATGATGGGGGATAAGGCGACAGCAAGGGAAACTGCCATCAAACACAAAGTCCCTATAACAAAAGGTTCAGACGGAATTGTGCCAAATGTGGAAGAAGCCAAAAAAGTTGCACAATGGATAACTTATCCGGTTATGATAAAAGCCACTGCCGGTGGTGGTGGTAAAGGAATGAGAATCGCCCATGATGAAAAGGAACTTGTAGAAAATTACATTGCCGCACAAAATGAAGCAAAGGCAGCATTTGGAAATCCAGATGTCTACATTGAAAAATATGTGGAAGAGCCAAGACACGTAGAAATACAAGTTGTTGGAGATAAATTTGGAAATGTAGTTCATTTAGGTGAAAGAGATTGTTCCATTCAGAGACGGCATCAAAAATTAATAGAGGAATCTCCATCAGCGGGAATTGATGCCAAAACACGTGAAAAAATGGGAAAATTCGCCGCAAAATTGGCAAAAGGTATCGGTTACGACAGTGTTGGAACATTGGAATTCCTTGTTGATAAAAACATGAATTTCTATTTTATGGAAATGAATACCAGAATTCAGGTGGAACACACTGTAAGTGAAGAAATTACTGGTGTTGACTTGATAAAAGAACAAATAAGGGTGGCCGCAGGAGAAAAATTAAGTGTTTCTCAAAAAGATATAAATATTGATGGACACGTGATAGAATGCAGAATTAATGCAGAAGATTCTGAAAATGGATTTTTACCTTCATCTGGAATACTGGAAACATACATTCCATCTGGAGGGATTGGAGTAAGAATCGACTCACATTCTTATCAGAATTATGAAATCCCGCCTTATTACGACTCAATGATAGCAAAACTTATTGTAAAAGGTAAAAACAGGGAAGAAGCCATTGCAAGAATGAAACGTGCCTTAAAGGAATTTATTATAGAAGGTGTTGACACAACTATACCATTCCACTTAAAAGTGCTTGATAATCAAGACTTTAAGAAGGGGACTATCTATACAAACTTTATTGAAACACATTTTAAAGAAGCACTTGGCAAATAACTTATGAAAAAATTTTATAAATCAATAAAAAATCAGATTATTACACATAATTTGATTACTATTTGATAAAAATAAAAATTAGGAGGAATTAAAATGAACGAATTAGGAAATGTAAATATATCGCAGGAAGTGGTAGCAACAATTGCAGAATCAGTAGTATCAGAAATTGAAGGAGTACATAGCCTTGTTGGTGGAACTTCTAAAAATGAAATTGTTAAATTTTTCCAAAATGTATCTTCAGGCGGAAAAGGAATCGAAGTGGAAGTTGGAGAAACTGAATGCACACTAGATTTATATATTGTGGCAAAAATGGGATACAAATTACCTGCACTAGCTGGGGAAATTCAAACAAGAGTGGTAAAGGCAATTACTGAAATGACAGGATTAAAAGTTCAGGAAGTTAATGTTTACATTCAAAAAATTGTAAAAGAAGATAAAAAAGAAGTTATTCAGGCACCTGTAACAGAAACAGCAGAAATTGAAGAATAATAAAAATCATAATATACCCAAGCTCCGTAAAAATCAAATTTTTAAACATATCCGGAGTTTGAGTACACTCTAAAAGAAAGGAGAAGCTGACAAGAAAATACTATAAAAATATGGTATATTTCTGACAGTATATATTAATGATTGCAATATTAGGATTTTTAGCAAGATTATCTGTTATACTTGGATTTATTGGAATTGCATTTTCAAGCATATCAGATATGCTGTTTAGGACTGATTATTTAGGGCAACTTGACAATTTTGTTGATTTAAACAGCCTAAATTTTAAAATTTTAGTTGGGATATTATCAATTATCTATTTAGTTATATTTTCACTTTCATACATCAATAAACTGACAAAATATTCTCAAAATAGAAAAGTTAAAAATAAAAATGGAGAAATTGAAGTTTCCGTCAAAACAATAAATGAAACATCAAAAGACTTTTTAAGTGGGCTTGAAATTATAAAAAATTCAAAAGTAAAGTCATATCCAAGCGGAAAGGCTGTCGTCATAGAAGCTACTGTGGACACTTATAACGTCGATAATCTAAATGAAAAATTGGCAGATATTCAAAACAAGTTATCTGATTATATTTTTCAGGCAACTGGAATTACCGTAAAAAAAAGTAAAGTAAAATTGAAAAAAGTTTTAGGTGAAACAATCATTGAGAAAAAAATCATTGATTCTCCAACTGTTCAAAAGGAAGAAAATACTAATAACGAAAACACAAATCTAAAAAACAAAAATGATGTACAAAATAAGACTTCCCCATCTGGAAAGGAAAATTAATGACACGAAGAGGAATTAGAGAAGAAATATTTAAACTTCTTTTTGAATACGAATTAATTGACAACAATATTGACAAAAGAATAAATGATATAATTAATGAAGAAAGTTTAAAAAAAGATGAAGAAATCGACTTTTTAAGAAGTTATGTTACAGAAATAATTGAAAATCAGAATATTCTAATTGAAAGAATACGGGAAGTGCTAGATGGTTGGACTTATGAACGTTTGGGAACAATAGAAAAAGTTTTATTAAAAATATCTTTTTATGAAATTACTATAAAAGATATAGGATATGAAATAGCAATTAATGAAGTTCTTGAAATTGCAAAAAAATATTCCTACAACGACACAAAAGACTTTTTAAACGGAATTCTTGCAAAATTAGTACAGAATATTAAAGAAGAAAAAAAATAAATGGAAGAATATTTTAAACGAAACAAATAATAAACAAAAAGACTTCTGTATTTACATATGGAAGTTTTTTTAAATATATAGTCATTCTAGTTTAAAATGAGAGTAGGAGTCCATTGTTTTTTATATATTTTTACTCCAATTTTTAAATGGATTGACTATAAATTCTAGATTTTACAGTCTTTACATATAGTAAAATCACTTTTAAACTATACCAGAAAAGGAACTATAAACCAATGAAAAAAATAGGAATAATTATCGGAAAATTTTTCCCGCTTCACATCGGACACGTAAACTTCATTCAAAGAGCCAGTGGAATTGTAGATAGATTGTATGTTGTTATCTCATATTCTGATGATGCTGACGATCTACTTACTTCCAATTCCCGTTTTGTGAAGGAAATCACACCAAAGGACAGATTACGTTTTGTAAAACAGACATTTAAAAACCAGCCTAATATTTCATCTTTTTTATTAGACGAAAACAACTATTCTCAACAGGGCGACAACTGGGAAGAATGGGCAACAGTCTTAAAAAATGAAATCGAAAAAAGAGAAAAGCTAAAAAATGAAAAAGAAATAGACTGGAAAAATGATGTAATTTTCGTAAGTAACCGAGATGAAGACAAGGAATACAATTTAAGACATTTTGGCTCTGAAACAAAGTCAATTGACAAGAATTATATCGAGTACAATGTAAACTCAAAGCAGATACGTGAAAATCCAAGTAAATACTGGGAATTTCTGCCACGTGAAGTAAGAGAACATTTAATTCCTATTATTACAATCTGCGGTGGAGAAAGCAGCGGAAAAAGTGTGATGATAGACAAACTTGCAAATGTTTTTAATACAACTTCGGCTTGGGAATACGGACGTGAATATGTTTTTGAAAAATTAGGCGGAGATGAAGAATCATTACAGTATTCTGACTATGAAAAAATTGTTTTTGGACATCAGTCAAATGTTTTGTATGCCGCAAGAAATGCCAACAAATTTGCACTAATTGACACTGACTACATCACTACCCTAGCCTTTTGTCTAACTTACGAAAAGCGTGATAATCCAATTGTCCGTGAGTTTGTACAAAATTATCGTTTTGATTTGACAATTTTACTTGAAAATAACGTAAAATGGGTAAATGATGGACTGCGTTCAATTGGGGATGATGACAGGCGTGGAAAATTCCAGAATTTATTGAAGGAATTATATAAAGAATATGATATTCAATATATTACTGTAAAATCTAGCAGCTATGAAAAGAGATATTTAGCTTGTAAACATATTATTAAGGCTTATTTAGACGGTGCTGATAATTCACAGCTTCAAGAAATAGCAGATACTTTTATATAAAAAAATAACCTATTACTAAAGTTTTTTCTGATTCTTAGTAAATAGGTTTTTTATTTTTTTGTTTTTTGTAAATTTTAAATTTTTTTTAGATTTGAAAAATAGCTAAATACTTTTACCGTGCCCTCCTTAAATCGTGCATACTTAGCCATTTTTGAAAAACCACTTTATATTATATAATTACCAAATTATACATCCACTTATTCCCTTGTTCCCATTTCCTTGTCTAATAAATATAACGTAGCACTATTATTATCAACATCAAGCGAAACAATTTTATCAATTAATTTTTGAACTTGTTCCTCTTCTTCTTCCTGTTCTTCAGCAAATTCATTTAAGAATACTTCTGCTCCATAATCTCCCAATTCCCTTGCAAGTTTATGAATATTTTCGATAGAGGCTGTTACAGCTTCTTCATGTGCAAGAGCAGCTTCAAATACTTCCTTTACTGACGTAAAGTCCATTTTGGGCTTATCTAGTGCAAAAAATTCAATTTTCCCATTTCTTTTTAATACATAATCATAAAATTTTCTTGAATGTTCAATTTCCTCTTTTGCTTGATTTCCCATCCATTTTGCAAAACCTTCCAATGCTCTTTCGTCAAAGTATGCAGCCATAGCCTGATATTGATAAGAAGCAGCAAGCTCCATATTTATTTGGTTATTTAATAAAACTTCCAATTCTTTATTTAATTTCATTTTCTCTCCAATCTCAATTTCCACATTGCCCAATTTTGACAAATCAAATTTTGATAAATTTACATCAAAGTCAATTATTTCTCCACAAGATTTACACTTGAAATGTCCATGATCCTCTGTAACTACATCATATCTCACTTCATTTTCCTCTATTATGATTTCTTGAATAATGTTATTACTGACAAATATGTTTAATGTGTTGTATACTGTAGTTTTTGATAAAGTTGGCATTTCAGGAGATAAACTTTGGAAAATATCATCAACTGTTGGATGTGTATGATGATCCAGTAGATATTGAAATATCTTCATTCTTTGT from the Leptotrichia trevisanii DSM 22070 genome contains:
- a CDS encoding ferritin — encoded protein: MKLNKELEVLLNNQINMELAASYQYQAMAAYFDERALEGFAKWMGNQAKEEIEHSRKFYDYVLKRNGKIEFFALDKPKMDFTSVKEVFEAALAHEEAVTASIENIHKLARELGDYGAEVFLNEFAEEQEEEEEQVQKLIDKIVSLDVDNNSATLYLLDKEMGTRE
- a CDS encoding Asp23/Gls24 family envelope stress response protein, translated to MNELGNVNISQEVVATIAESVVSEIEGVHSLVGGTSKNEIVKFFQNVSSGGKGIEVEVGETECTLDLYIVAKMGYKLPALAGEIQTRVVKAITEMTGLKVQEVNVYIQKIVKEDKKEVIQAPVTETAEIEE
- the nusB gene encoding transcription antitermination factor NusB, encoding MTRRGIREEIFKLLFEYELIDNNIDKRINDIINEESLKKDEEIDFLRSYVTEIIENQNILIERIREVLDGWTYERLGTIEKVLLKISFYEITIKDIGYEIAINEVLEIAKKYSYNDTKDFLNGILAKLVQNIKEEKK
- the accC gene encoding acetyl-CoA carboxylase biotin carboxylase subunit — its product is MFKKILIANRGEIAVRIIRAARELGIATVAVYSEADKESLHVKLADEAICIGTASSADSYLKIPNIISAAQMTGSEAIHPGYGFLAENQRFAEICDKNEIVFIGPKPELINMMGDKATARETAIKHKVPITKGSDGIVPNVEEAKKVAQWITYPVMIKATAGGGGKGMRIAHDEKELVENYIAAQNEAKAAFGNPDVYIEKYVEEPRHVEIQVVGDKFGNVVHLGERDCSIQRRHQKLIEESPSAGIDAKTREKMGKFAAKLAKGIGYDSVGTLEFLVDKNMNFYFMEMNTRIQVEHTVSEEITGVDLIKEQIRVAAGEKLSVSQKDINIDGHVIECRINAEDSENGFLPSSGILETYIPSGGIGVRIDSHSYQNYEIPPYYDSMIAKLIVKGKNREEAIARMKRALKEFIIEGVDTTIPFHLKVLDNQDFKKGTIYTNFIETHFKEALGK
- the nadR gene encoding multifunctional transcriptional regulator/nicotinamide-nucleotide adenylyltransferase/ribosylnicotinamide kinase NadR; translated protein: MKKIGIIIGKFFPLHIGHVNFIQRASGIVDRLYVVISYSDDADDLLTSNSRFVKEITPKDRLRFVKQTFKNQPNISSFLLDENNYSQQGDNWEEWATVLKNEIEKREKLKNEKEIDWKNDVIFVSNRDEDKEYNLRHFGSETKSIDKNYIEYNVNSKQIRENPSKYWEFLPREVREHLIPIITICGGESSGKSVMIDKLANVFNTTSAWEYGREYVFEKLGGDEESLQYSDYEKIVFGHQSNVLYAARNANKFALIDTDYITTLAFCLTYEKRDNPIVREFVQNYRFDLTILLENNVKWVNDGLRSIGDDDRRGKFQNLLKELYKEYDIQYITVKSSSYEKRYLACKHIIKAYLDGADNSQLQEIADTFI
- the amaP gene encoding alkaline shock response membrane anchor protein AmaP, with the protein product MIAILGFLARLSVILGFIGIAFSSISDMLFRTDYLGQLDNFVDLNSLNFKILVGILSIIYLVIFSLSYINKLTKYSQNRKVKNKNGEIEVSVKTINETSKDFLSGLEIIKNSKVKSYPSGKAVVIEATVDTYNVDNLNEKLADIQNKLSDYIFQATGITVKKSKVKLKKVLGETIIEKKIIDSPTVQKEENTNNENTNLKNKNDVQNKTSPSGKEN